A stretch of DNA from Chelonoidis abingdonii isolate Lonesome George chromosome 8, CheloAbing_2.0, whole genome shotgun sequence:
AGAataagtggtggaatctccatccgtagaggtttttaaggcccggcttgacaaagccgtggctgggatgatttagttggagttggccctgctttcagcaggggattggactagatgactgggattgtttagtctgcagaagagaagaatgaggggggatttgatagctgctttcaactacctgaaagggggttccaaagaggatggatctaggctgttctcactggtaccagatgacagaacaaggagtaatggtctcaagttgcagtgggggaggtttaggttggatattaggaaaaactttttcattcagagagtggtgaagcgctggaatgggttacctagtgaggtgctggaatctccttccttagaggtttttaaggtcaggcttgacaaagccctggctgggatgatttagttgggaattggtcctgctttgagtagggcgttggactagatgacctcctgaggtcccttccaaccctgatattctacgattctattattctattctatgacctcctgaagtgtcttccaaccctaatattctatgactctatgaataaATGATGGATTTTCAACATGGCAAAAGGCTCAGACTGGGGGACCTAAGGTTCTGGAGTTGTGAAGAGTAGTGTAAAGTCAGCTCTAGTGTGATAAATTGGAACTGTGTGGAATAGGAGAATGTGCATTTCATTGTCAGTCTGAGCCACCCAGAAACAGGGATCTGGGAAAAGGAGAGAATGGGGAggtggccacatttgcagatgacatataATTATTTAGATTAGTCAAGACTGGAGAAGACTTGGAGGAACTTCAGAAGGATCTAACCAAGGTAGGAGAATCAGAAGCGCTGGCAGATGAAGTTCAACAGCAACAGATGCAAGGCAGAAGGAATCATTTGAACTATGCATCCATAATTCTGAGGGCTACATTGACTGATCACTCTGAGAAATGAGCTGGGAGTCACTGTGAGCAGATCAGTGCAGAATTCTGCTCAATGTGCACCAGCAGTCACAAAGGCAAACAAAATGTTGGTATGTTATATCAAATAATGGGACAAAGTATTGAGAATGTTCTAATGCCATTCCATGTACACTAGTGGAATGGCCTCAGCAGGAATACTCCCTTCAGTTCTGGTCAGCCTTGCTAAAAATAACCCACCGGACACTGAATGGGGTTCTGAGATGAGGACAAATCCGCAGGAATGTccatgggaagagagagagataacgCCACCATTTCAGGAGTCAGGTGAGCTAAGCAGAAATTCCACTCACTGAAAGTCCCCTGTATGCACCACTATATACCTAGATAGTTACATAGctgctttctctccttccctcagcaGCACCTAGAAGCAAGATACCAATAGTGAAGGCATGGCAATAATTTTACCCAATAGCACATCCTTTACAGCTGCGGTACACATGTTGCAGCATGGTAAACAATTCTCCAAATTTACAAAGAAGGAAGTTAATAAGGGACAAGGGCAGGTAAATATAAAAAATCTCCCTGAGGTTGTAAGAAGCCCTTGTAGTAAGTGTGATAAAAATGTGAATGCTTAGGATTTTTTTTAGTTATTGAGAATTAAAGCTTGACAAAATACAGTTCTCCCAAGGTGAGGAAGAGGAATGATTATATCCGGAATCACTTGTTATAAAATGTTTGCCAAGCTAGTCACgcttattgtttttatttctctaacCCCTAGATGTGTGTTCAGTGCTGTGCAGCCTCCTAAGGCGCTGAGGCAGGCAGGCGTTAGAGGACTGGCAAGGCGCAGACTCAGGCTACAACACAACGCCATGCAAGAGCTCAGGAAACATGTTCTTCTCATcaccctgccccacctgcccAGACAATCTCTACAGTtgggtgctgagagccagggggtgcagcgcgctgggggggcagagaagggaagcGCGCTAGCCGGGATCGAGTCCCATGGGGCGCGGCGGGGAGGGAACCTCCAGGGGCGCTCCCAGCCGGCGAGCCGCAGTTCCTGGCGGGGCACGCGCAGAGCCGCAGTGTCCCCGACAGGCGTTTAACGCGGACAGCCCGGGCTCCGGGGTGCGCCGCGCTAGGCCGCCGGCTGGGTCCTGAGCGGGGCGCTCGCGCTCTCCGTGGCGTCACGTGCGCGACTCCTGGCTGGGGAGATGCCCCCGAAAGGGAAAAGCGGCGGCAAAAGTGGGAAGGGTGAGGGCGGGCGGCGCCAccgggtgggaggaaggggggatggaatgGGGGGACGGGCTGTAGCGCCCCgggtgggaaggaagggaggatggatgaggacGGGCCTGTAGCGCACCaggatggaggaaggggggatggatgggggggGGCGGTTGTAGCGCCcgggtgggaggaggggatgaTGGGGGACTGGCTGTAAGCGCCCacgtgggaggaaagggggatgaTGGGGGGAACGGGCTGTAGCGCCCGGGTAGGAGACATAGGGGGATGGACAGGGGGGGGTGGGGTTGTAGCGCCTCCGAGTGGAAgaaggggggaggatgggggggcGGGCTGTAGCACCcgggtgggaggaaaggggggatggatgggggggACGGGCTGTAGCACCCCGAAGTGCGAGGAtaggggggatggatggggggcGGCGTAGCGCACCGCGGGtggaggaaggggatggaggggaggcGGGCTGTAGCGCCTTGGGTcggaggaaggggggatggatggggggcAGGCTTTCACTTCCTGGGTcagaggaaaggggggatggatgggggggGCTGTAGCGCCCCGGATcggaggaaggggggatggatggggggcGGGCTGTAGCGCCCTGGGTCAGGGGAGAGATAGAGGGGGATGGGCAGTTGCCTTGATGGGGTGACCATAGTCCATTCTCCAGTCCAGGGCAGTCTGTGTCCTTGCCAGGCTTGCCCTGGTCTGTGGCAGTCCATGGTGCCACCCCAGGAGCCGAACCCAGCTAATGATGATCTGATTTGTTCCtaaggaggagctgctggcggCGGGGGCAGTGCCGAGAAGCAGGCCCCGGCCCCGAAGGGTGGGGGCAGCTCTGTGAAGGTGAGTGTGGTGTGGAGGGGTGTCaaggagtccccgggcgatgctcttgAACTGCTctccaccaagccagtcaggactttggggagtctCCTCTCtctcagagcagactgtctccagggcaagaagctcacacagcttctcctcctcggtctctccttggagcattcagcattctctgctcctccgtgtgcttcccacagtgagtccacccaggcggggtcctggggaagccacagggtcctgtacccccactttgcagtcagacatgactcttagccagccagtaaaacagattttattagaatcatagaatcaaagaatatcagagttggaagggacctcagatcatctagtccaaccccttgctcaaagcaggaccagcccccagatccctcaatgattgaactcacaaccctgggtttagcaggccaatgctcaaacacggtctgaaacagagcttgtaggtacaaagaaccagacccctcggccagctccattctggggcccagcaacgcagacccccacgtctgccctcacacctcatccccagtcagctccaaacttaaaccccctccagcccctccatcTTTGCTGAGTTCTTTTCCCGGGCCaagaggtcacctgacctctttgttctcccacacctttagcatccccttgcaagggggaggggggtgacgggcatgagtgagtgagtgcagggggcaggggccGGTCCATTAGTTGCTAGGCAACAGAGGgtcagccagaaactgaggcccccacacagtattcagagaaaacattaagaacagtcccacttcatcacaagaGATAGCAGGGCTATAGGCACATTTTGTCAGCTGCTGCCTTCAGCCAAGCACGAGGTGTGCACAGGTGGCACAAGTCTAGCTATGCGGGAAACCACaggttgtgggtgctgagccagGGTCTGGGGTTTGATCTGGCTCTGGGGTTTAGGGGTTCCTGCTGGCCCACACAGCAGCAACCCCCGACTGCCCAGTAAAGTCCTAAGGGATGAAGGTGCCTCTCAGAGGCAGCTGCTAAGTGCAATCTGTCTTTGGGACTGGGTGCAGTGCTTGATACTGGGCCGCTGCCAAGCTGGTGTGCCACTTGCAGAAGCAGGAGGCATGGTGGGCAGAGGACTCACTCGCTCTGCCCTGGCTGCTGTTTGGGACAGCAATTGAATTGAATGTCCTGGGCTCGAGGTGGGGAGCCCTCCAATGGACTCAGTTTCACTGTGCTGAGAAACACGCTGACAGGAGCCTATTCAGTAACTTCTCCCTACTTTTGTATTCTAGGTTAGACACATCCTATGTGAAAAGCACAGCAAAATCATAGAGGCCATGGAGAAACTGAAGTCTGGAGTGCGCTTCAGTGAAGTA
This window harbors:
- the PIN4 gene encoding peptidyl-prolyl cis-trans isomerase NIMA-interacting 4 — translated: MPPKGKSGGKSGKGGAAGGGGSAEKQAPAPKGGGSSVKVRHILCEKHSKIIEAMEKLKSGVRFSEVASQYSEDKARQGGDLGWMTRGSMVGPFQEAAFALAVSSMDKPVYTDPPVKTKFGYHIIMVEGRK